In Musa acuminata AAA Group cultivar baxijiao chromosome BXJ3-11, Cavendish_Baxijiao_AAA, whole genome shotgun sequence, one DNA window encodes the following:
- the LOC135653396 gene encoding peroxiredoxin-2E-2, chloroplastic-like, whose translation MAAAVNNIAATFSTASRSSPHVPTTPTVALSAASSRPISASWNPHSVLPRSRRSSLLGIYGLPGPRPRPLRLPGPSAAPPPRTISAGDRLPDATLSYLDRSGAVRTVSISGLTRGRRTVIMAVPGAFAPPRRPRWWSGSGPTFGLSAEGLVKRAAEMKQRGGGGVVVACVAANDVYVMRAWGEQLGAAEAGVTMLSDPDAELARALGLALDLRGGTEGFGMRSEGYLLVAADGVVKALFRNYQNGGGAAIVRSDDVFKVL comes from the coding sequence ATGGCGGCCGCCGTTAACAACATCGCCGCCACCTTCTCCACCGCATCCCGTTCCTCCCCCCACGTCCCGACGACGCCCACGGTAGCGTTGTCCGCCGCCAGCTCCCGGCCCATCTCCGCCTCGTGGAACCCCCACTCCGTTCTCCCTCGCTCCCGCCGCTCCTCGCTTCTCGGCATCTACGGCCTCCCAGGCCCTCGGCCTCGTCCCCTCCGCCTGCCCGGTCCTTCTGCCGCCCCTCCTCCGCGCACCATTTCTGCTGGCGATCGCCTCCCCGACGCGACCCTATCCTACCTCGACCGCAGCGGCGCCGTCCGCACCGTATCCATCTCCGGCCTTACTCGCGGCAGGAGGACCGTCATAATGGCCGTTCCAGGCGCCTTCGCGCCCCCGCGGCGTCCCCGATGGTGGAGCGGCAGTGGCCCCACCTTCGGGCTCTCTGCCGAGGGGCTTGTGAAGAGGGCGGCGGAGATGAAACAAAGAGGCGGCGGCGGGGTGGTGGTCGCCTGCGTGGCGGCGAACGATGTGTACGTGATGAGGGCGTGGGGGGAGCAGCTCGGGGCGGCGGAGGCCGGCGTGACGATGCTGTCGGACCCCGACGCTGAGCTCGCAAGGGCGCTCGGTTTGGCTCTTGACCTCCGGGGAGGTACCGAGGGGTTTGGGATGCGATCCGAGGGTTACCTCTTGGTTGCAGCGGACGGAGTGGTGAAGGCGCTCTTCAGGAACTACCAAAACGGCGGTGGCGCTGCTATTGTTAGATCCGACGATGTCTTCAAAGTGCTGTGA
- the LOC135653368 gene encoding uncharacterized protein LOC135653368 produces the protein MDPVTAEKIAARRRYRRIRHVQTLLCCLEALSAFCLLSWSTARLPAAARLSAGLLRRVAPVLLGPRFVFLLGNAIVLALFAMSGRHPGSAAPSASGGEIHDQFLSYESRGIRSHAAGKEKAPRAWRRSRSERMERRRGHRVPELRRSKSEVSCQEVAVAATEKEEREADAEEFRRTIEAFISEQLRRFHREESTAAVVASAGTPDTTTTTTTISCFGTYYC, from the coding sequence ATGGACCCCGTCACGGCGGAGAAGATTGCGGCTAGGCGTCGATACCGACGGATCCGCCACGTCCAGACTCTCCTCTGCTGCCTCGAGGCTCTCTCCGCTTTTTGCCTACTCTCCTGGTCCACTGCCCGGCTCCCGGCTGCTGCCAGACTCTCCGCCGGCCTCCTCCGACGCGTCGCCCCCGTCCTACTCGGCCCCCGCTTCGTGTTCCTCCTTGGCAACGCCATCGTCCTCGCCCTCTTCGCCATGTCGGGCCGTCACCCCGGCTCCGCAGCTCCCTCCGCCAGCGGCGGGGAGATCCACGACCAGTTCCTCTCCTACGAAAGCCGGGGGATCCGGTCGCATGCGGCCGGGAAGGAGAAGGCGCCGCGCGCGTGGCGGAGGAGCCGGTCGGAGAGGATGGAGCGGCGGCGGGGTCACCGTGTGCCGGAGCTCCGCCGTTCTAAGTCGGAGGTCTCCTGCCAAGAGGTGGCGGTTGCGGCGACGgagaaggaggagagggaggccGACGCGGAGGAGTTCCGGCGGACGATCGAGGCGTTCATCTCGGAGCAGCTGAGGAGATTCCACCGGGAGGAGTCCACAGCCGCAGTTGTCGCTTCCGCAGGAACACcagacaccaccaccaccactacgaCGATATCGTGCTTTGGAACATATTATTGCTAA
- the LOC135652862 gene encoding probable jasmonic acid carboxyl methyltransferase 2 has protein sequence MELQKAFCMNGGSGDLSYARNCTIQSVIVSSTKAVRVDAVVEFYSTFFPENMIIAELGCSSGPNALFSAFDMMEAVEQRCLQLRRSPPEFHLLLNDLPANDFNTIFRSLPEFYQQRRRMESSGCGQFFVSGVPGSFYGRLFPSRTLHFVHSSSSLHWLSQVPLELQDKSNAPMNKGKIYLSKTSPNCVAEAYLMQFRKDFSLFLKCRAKEIVAGGHMVLTLMGRTRGSEPSWPEYSYMWELLGEALMDMASQGIIEEEKVDSFNAPYFSPSLEEVKQEIEREGSFSIRTLDLFEASWDAAHGSRQTKQEAAALGEITHAKRMAKGVRAVLESMLESHFGEGIMEELFSRYTSLLEGYYSRNKPQVTNIVIALTRKLEEENILRASVF, from the exons ATGGAGCTTCAAAAGGCCTTCTGCATGAATGGCGGATCCGGTGACTTGAGCTATGCCAGGAACTGCACCATACAA AGCGTGATAGTGTCGTCGACGAAGGCCGTTCGAGTGGACGCGGTCGTGGAGTTCTACTCCACCTTCTTCCCTGAGAACATGATCATCGCGGAACTAGGCTGCTCATCGGGGCCGAACGCGCTGTTCTCTGCCTTCGACATGATGGAGGCGGTCGAGCAAAGGTGCCTTCAGCTCCGACGCTCGCCCCCGGAGTTCCACTTGCTCCTCAACGACCTGCCTGCGAACGACTTCAACACCATCTTTAGGTCGCTGCCCGAGTTCTACCAGCAGAGGAGGAGGATGGAGAGTTCCGGGTGCGGGCAGTTCTTCGTGTCAGGAGTACCTGGGTCGTTTTACGGGCGCCTGTTCCCGAGCAGGACCTTGCACTTTGTCCACTCCTCGTCGAGCCTTCATTGGCTCTCTCAG GTTCCTCTCGAGCTTCAAGATAAATCTAATGCACCGATGAACAAAGGAAAGATCTACCTTTCCAAGACCAGCCCTAATTGCGTTGCAGAAGCATACCTGATGCAGTTTCGGAAGGACTTCTCATTGTTTCTCAAGTGCCGCGCCAAAGAAATAGTTGCAGGAGGCCACATGGTGTTAACATTGATGGGCAGGACGAGAGGGTCCGAGCCATCGTGGCCAGAGTACAGCTACATGTGGGAACTACTAGGAGAGGCTCTCATGGACATGGCCTCACAG GGAATCATCGAAGAGGAGAAGGTGGATTCCTTCAACGCCCCCTACTTCTCACCCTCTTTGGAGGAGGTTAAACAAGAGATCGAAAGAGAAGGGTCATTCTCCATCAGAACACTGGATCTCTTCGAAGCGAGTTGGGATGCAGCCCACGGCAGCCGACAGACTAAGCAGGAGGCGGCCGCGCTCGGCGAGATCACTCATGCAAAACGCATGGCCAAGGGGGTCAGAGCCGTGCTGGAGTCCATGCTGGAGAGCCACTTCGGAGAAGGCATAATGGAAGAGCTGTTCTCGAGGTACACTAGCTTGTTGGAGGGCTACTACTCCAGAAACAAACCTCAGGTGACCAACATAGTGATCGCCCTGACAAGAAAGTTGGAGGAGGAGAACATATTACGAGCTTCTGTATTTTGA